In Carassius carassius chromosome 19, fCarCar2.1, whole genome shotgun sequence, a single genomic region encodes these proteins:
- the si:dkey-230p4.1 gene encoding centrosome-associated protein CEP250, protein MESELLIGWQEERAELRAELSRLQDELAESRAEREELESRAQALTHRLSQTLDPSLSLSVRLDDEQREWRRKLREGREREARQALLIHKLQNKLLEYRARCQTLEQQATSEERELRIRERMLRDERSDTLESTLIRLEEEQQRCLGLSEVSTLLRSQLSQSTEANEALRDDLQKLTADWSKAVEEVVQKEIDWQKEKEALTGYIGKEQTRLMSLWGRVVTLKRQCHSLKTATDKDLWELRAEFSRLSSSLLSVWASPRSVPTMPHDSSVGHSTTVQPLSSSQGPLSLDDLSHEQIGKRKPTELKADIESETLELRNRITELNMTIQALESERGKQEEEMERRHRQEMEREKDQEMKWERQIELERNFESVRHAVTTLSRVLSSQQMSGLSSSLFSDDVSNEGLSSVLSVIAQAETALQLRQQEVQDAQMSLRRLGTEKESLEQRIMQLESEGAEFQEQTDQGALQIKHTQELLNSEREMVTSLHSQIEGAERLAEELRQENELLRRQREKEEEERIQLERERQKRMEAEMLETAQLCERETRTRLEMHSLQGALEREKLDRARAEQEASNTKDSLLKARESLLALSSSQTQLKRELAEGRDALEKMAALNEALAKDKRELGVRALQLETEVAEAQAQIQACDAEMAGLRREVKTSSLEASELRERRETDLKNLQQLRDRERELENELETEMEEREREVTALTEEKKNNEERIAELTEQYSTMLKELPSVQAELLKAAEQQRRAERERDDLIRESQRLEDTVCSLEREKEELTQVKEELRGVVACLQKQISQVQEQASGLEMQCSHLQTQVETLTQTKDVLQGEIQCLQTDLERETAQRERERKESMEERRKSEREIDNWQSECKRIQKDVEQESQKNKVQAEESKIERERWQKEREALNAELGQKDGEVEILRNKIDGLLKEKEELSDILDKRNTELEKLQTKSAAEQKTAELRLREAFEEIESWKERENEVQKEKEELNQKFIESVERESQNLKITEREKAKMSDLLKKNEDEIRKRGEDIEELKSKVQSHERTIESLEMELQEKETLESRLEALEKHNTQLTERELEKIRENETKQKKRDEQEREKDMRWRRQLEQKDVDLIELKSRNDELMREKEHISLLVEERDKDVEQLQTMLSTEKRTLELRLKEVKENVEWWKRRADNIEKVKESVNRVAEREKTELRELLGEREEEVQKREEVIGDLRGRIQSLEVIIEKLEADVEQKDEQLKLLKEQNSKMKEKEMEKQKEVDRKQLELKEQEKQLNRELEDLSTKMEAVIREKEDTLQRVDERDSEIKELQAKLTQEQKMFEQKLKAEHEEVNRCKAKLNEMERDRMNSEEREEERRKRQEIEERDRQQILRGELLQKETELRQLRLKIDEMNQENEEGRKIRLEQQEDLERQTGLLQDTEEEAQALKKSLQQKEKEERDRVHREEEALKRLREKLHKAEQRNLEVSSSLRETETALEKEKHQHREKEERLTDCNQELQLVRRERDKERETVEDIKKLIGEQGKEVKTLKEKLDERLGELGKLSQLLQESRGEAQVLESRAENSEEEKQRLKRSLSQTEDERRRLETQLRDEKTLGERLRARLEDLQKGQHILMEEKTGRMEKLGARVRELEEERDHLSAELRRKEREIEALRDETLRESRDKDRISSLLNDAKERKEALATQVDTLQEQLVRLSRTKEETRSKNQEREVQNQKIREGLTAGLQEMATLKELLEESHREGERLRSMMQEKKDELVRGREEGVRAAQIEAKDLLLKVQMLEKQKQELRTALQLQEEQLRTKNEEGLREKKQMQLRHEKLEEELETMKTVADQREAELTRARARTDILEDQRTELSSLAAERTREAEELSYRFRELRQEVDRMREDRRRESKDWDELRLENKAKQGVLEGLELLRKTINEKEKEIELMKEKYENEKRKREKFQQAEDQNIRQLELLSERLKDKETELESIREMAYEEQSAKLRLRDLFEDEKRNTEILRGKIETLEREKQELETKMEEDLENLKSDLRESEKKNNGIKMDSGHGTLSDFLEINAEYQSRDRLLETDTLRKDLTKKEQEIERLKTKAQTLQTEVNRLQSTIRNENVKTGPPGTGEQMSTVLLEKEKEERDRLLREKDIEVYALKERVEELSKDRDRVRTALEKTESTLIYYKERLEQQEHKRKRAGADTSQEKELEPKAQSVNEVETDSAVQGRLSAMQRAVAQLEVEQNLLQKKNNHLERKIERLRTERQHLRETLTQVELERGKLRHQLSQTEAGVLALSDGTEKEELVRLRVRGNELEEQVHRLRLMLAVDHQQRAEFIDRSLKNSQSLMSLRQDLNESLAAVSQRPVPSVLESETQRLDRSIREEELRLSLSQS, encoded by the exons ATGGAATCAGAACTGTTGATTGGCTGGCAGGAGGAGAGGGCGGAGCTGAGGGCGGAGTTATCACGTCTGCAAGATGAGTTGGCTGAGAGCAGAGCGGAGAGGGAGGAGCTTGAGTCGCGAGCTCAAGCTTTGACTCACAGG CTGTCTCAGACGCTGGACCCTTCTCTGTCATTATCAGTGCGTCTGGACGATGAGCAGCGAGAATGGCGAAGGAAGCTCAgagagggcagagagagagaagccAGACAGGCTCTGCTCATTCATAAACTTCAGAACAAG TTGTTGGAGTACAGGGCTCGCTGTCAGACTCTGGAGCAGCAGGCGACTAGTGAGGAGCGAGAGCTGAGGATCAGAGAG AGGATGCTGCGGGATGAACGCAGTGACACACTGGAGAGCACCCTCATCAGGCTGGAGGAGGAACAGCAGAG ATGTTTAGGGCTCTCAGAGGTCAGCACTCTTCTGCGGAGTCAGCTCAGCCAATCAACAGAGGCTAATGAAGCACTGCGGGATGACCTACAAAAGCTAACAGCCGATTGGTCCAAAGCGGTGGAGGAGGTGGTGCAGAAGGAAATCGATTGGCAAAAAGAGAAAGAG GCTTTAACAGGCTACATAGGGAAGGAGCAGACCAGGTTGATGTCTCTGTGGGGACGTGTAGTCACTCTCAAACGCCAGTGTCACTCTCTGAAGACGGCTACTGACAA AGACTTGTGGGAGCTGAGAGCTGAGTTCTCTcgtctctcctcatctctcctctctgTATGGGCTTCTCCTCGATCAGTTCCCACGATGCCCCATGACTCCTCTGTAGGCCACTCCACTACGGTCCAGCCGCTCTCCTCCTCCCAGGGGCCACTGTCTCTTGACGATCTCAGTCATGAACAAATTGGCAAGAGGAAACCAACTGAATTAAAAGCTGACATTGAGTCAGAGACCCTGGAACTCAGGAACAG AATCACAGAGCTGAATATGACAATACAAGCTCTGGAATCTGAACGGGGGAAGCAGGAGGAAGAGATGGAGAGGAGACACAGgcaggagatggagagagaaaaagatcAAGAAATGAAGTGGGAGAGACAGATAGAACTGGAGAGAAACTTCGAGTCTGTCAGACATGCTGTCACGACACTG TCAAGGGTTCTCAGCTCTCAGCAGATGAGCGGACTGTCAAGCTCTCTGTTTTCAGACGATGTGTCCAATGAAGGACTGTCCTCTGTCCTCTCTGTCATCGCTCAAGCTGAGACTGCCCTACAGTTGAGACAACAGGAAGTACAG GATGCTCAGATGAGCCTGCGTAGACTTGGAACAGAGAAAGAATCACTGGAGCAGAGAATCATGCAGTTGGAGAGTGAGGGAGCAGAGTTTCAGGAACAGACAGATCAGGGAGCACTGcagataaaacacacacaagagCTGCTGAACAG tgagagGGAGATGGTGACTAGTTTGCACAGTCAGATAGAGGGGGCTGAGAGACTCGCCGAGGAGCTGAGACAGGAGAACGAACTCTTGAGACgacagagagagaaggaggaggaggagcgaATCCAGctggagcgagagagacagaaacG CATGGAGGCAGAGATGCTAGAAACCGCTCAGCTGTGCGAGAGGGAGACTCGTACACGCCTGGAGATGCACAGCCTGCAGGGGGCGCTAGAGAGGGAGAAGCTGGACAGAGCACGAGCTGAGCAAGAGGCCTCCAACACTAAAGATTCCTTACTCAAG GCACGGGAGTCATTACTGGCCCTGTCCTCCAGTCAAACCCAGCTCAAGAGGGAGCTGGCAGAAGGTAGAGATGCCCTGGAGAAGATGGCTGCTTTAAATGAAGCACTGGCCAAGGACAAGAGAGAACTCGGTGTTCGTGCTCTGCAG CTGGAGACGGAGGTGGCAGAAGCCCAGGCCCAGATCCAGGCATGTGACGCAGAGATGGCAGGTCTGCGCAGAGAAGTCAAGACCTCGTCACTAGAGGCCAGTGAATTAAG GGAACGAAGAGAGACGGATCTGAAAAATCTTCAGCAGCTCCGAGACCGGGAGAGAGAGCTGGAGAATGAGCTGGAGACTGAGATggaggaaagagagagggaggtgACTGCTCtcacagaagagaagaagaataatgaaGAAAGGATTGCAGAG TTAACTGAGCAGTACAGCACAATGTTGAAGGAGTTGCCGAGTGTCCAGGCAGAACTGCTCAAAGCAGCAGAGCAGCAGAGAAGAGCTGAACGAGAGAGAGATGACCTAATTAGAGAGAGCCAAAGACTAGAGGATACAGTATGTTCactggagagagagaaggaggaacTCACACAGGTCAAAGAGGAACTCAG AGGTGTGGTAGCATGTCTCCAAAAGCAGATTTCTCAGGTTCAGGAACAGGCCTCAGGTCTGGAGATGCAGTGCAGTCATCTTCAAACACAGGTGGAAACGCTGACACAGACCAAAGATGTCTTGCAAG GAGAGATTCAGTGTCTACAGACAGACTTGGAGAGAGAGACAGCACAAAGagaaagggaaagaaaagaaTCAATGGAGGAAAGAAGGAAGAGTGAAAGAGAGATAGACAACTGGCAGTCGGAATGCAAGAGGATTCAGAAAGACGTTGAACAAGAATCCCAGAAAAACAAAGTACAAGCAGAAGAGAGcaaaatagagagagaaagatggcagaaagagagagaagctcTGAATGCAGAGCTCGGCCAGAAAGATGGAGAAGTGGAGATACTGAGGAACAAGATTGATGGtttgttaaaagaaaaagaagagctTTCAGACATCTTAGATAAAAGAAACACAGAACTTGAGAAACTACAAACGAAATCAGCAGCGGAGCAGAAAACAGCCGAACTAAGACTGAGAGAAGCGTTTGAAGAGATTGAGAGCTGGAAGGAGAGAGAAAATGAGGTTCAAAAGGAGAAAGAAGAGTTAAATCAGAAGTTTATAGAAAGTGTGGAAAGAGAAAGTCAGAACCTCAagatcacagagagagagaaggcaaAGATGTCTGATCTGCTGAAAAAAAATGAGGATGAAATACGAAAGAGAGGAGAGGATATAGAAGAGTTAAAGTCGAAAGTCCAATCACATGAGAGAACAATTGAGAGTCTGGAAATGGAGTTACAAGAGAAAGAGACCTTGGAGAGTAGATTAGAAGCCCTGGAGAAACACAACACTCAACTGACAGAGAGAGAACTGgagaaaataagagaaaatgaaaccaaacaaaagAAAAGAGATGAGCAAGAGAGGGAGAAAGATATGCGGTGGAGAAGACAGTTAGAACAGAAAGATGTGGACTTGATAGAGCTCAAAAGCAGAAATGATGAACTGATGAGAGAGAAGGAACATATCTCATTACTTGTGGAAGAAAGAGATAAAGATGTTGAGCAACTGCAAACTATGTTGTCCACAGAAAAGAGAACCCTTGAACTGCGACTGAAAGAGGTAAAAGAAAATGTGGAGTGGTGGAAGAGACGAGCTGACAACATAGAAAAAGTAAAGGAGAGTGTAAACCGGGTTGCTGAAAGAGAGAAGACTGAACTAAGAGAGCTTCttggagaaagagaggaagaggtaCAAAAGAGAGAAGAGGTCATTGGTGATCTCAGAGGTAGAATTCAGTCATTAGAGGTCATCATAGAGAAACTAGAGGCCGATGTTGAACAGAAGGATGAGCAACTTAAACTTCTAAAGGAGCAAAACTCAAagatgaaagagaaagagatggagaaaCAAAAAGAGGTGGACAGGAAGCAACTGGAGCTTAAGGAACAGGAGAAACAACTGAATAGAGAATTAGAAGATCTCAGTACCAAAATGGAAGCAGTCATTCGAGAAAAAGAAGACACACTACAAAGGGTGGATGAGAGAGATAGTGAGATAAAAGAATTACAAGCAAAACTTACACAAGAACAGAAGATGTTCGAACAGAAACTTAAAGCAGAACACGAAGAGGTGAACAGGTGCAAAGCCAAGTTAAATGAGATGGAACGAGACCGTATGAACTCGGAAGAAAGGGAAGAAGAGAGAAGGAAAAGACAGGAGATTGAGGAAAGAGATAGGCAGCAGATACTGAGAGGAGAGCTCCTTCAGAAAGAGACCGAATTGAGGCAGTTGAGACTGAAGATTGATGAAATGAACCAGGAGAATGAGGAGGGCAGGAAGATAAGATTGGAGCAACAAGAAGACCTCGAACGCCAAACTGGCCTTCTGCAAGACACTGAGGAGGAGGCACAAGCACTAAAGAAGAGTttacaacaaaaagaaaaagaggaaaggGATAGAGTCCACCGTGAGGAAGAAGCATTGAAAAGGCTGAGAGAAAAGCTTCACAAGGCCGAGCAGAGGAATCTTGAAGTTTCAAGCAGTCTACGGGAGACTGAAACGGCACTGGAGAAGGAAAAGCATCAACATCGAGAGAAAGAGGAGAGACTTACGGACTGTAATCAAGAGCTACAACTGGTCAGGCGTGAGCGAGATAAAGAGAGGGAAACTGTTGAAGATATTAAAAAACTTATAGGCGAACAGGGCAAAGAGGTGAAGACGCTAAAGGAAAAACTGGATGAACGGTTAGGAGAGTTGGGAAAGTTGTCACAACTGCTGCAGGAGAGCCGAGGGGAAGCACAAGTGCTTGAATCCAGGGCAGAGAACAGTGAAGAGGAGAAACAAAGATTGAAGAGGTCTTTGAGTCAGACTGAAGATGAGAGGAGGCGTCTGGAGACCCAACTGAGAGATGAAAAGACGCTAGGAGAAAGGCTGAGAGCCAGGCTTGAGGATCTGCAAAAAGGTCAGCACATCCTAATGGAGGAGAAGACGGGACGGATGGAAAAGCTTGGGGCTCGAGTACGAGAGCTGGAGGAGGAGAGAGACCATCTCTCGGCTGAGCTTCGCAGGAAAGAGCGAGAGATTGAGGCTCTGAGAGATGAAACGCTTCGAGAGAGCCGAGACAAGGACAGAATAAGCTCTTTGCTGAATGATGCAAAAGAAAGGAAAGAAGCTCTTGCTACCCAGGTGGATACTTTACAAGAACAGTTGGTTAGGCTTTCAAGAACCAAAGAAGAAACCAGGTCAAAAAACCAGGAACGAGAAGTGCAGAACCAGAAGATACGAGAGGGCCTGACTGCAGGGCTTCAGGAGATGGCGACTCTGAAGGAACTGCTAGAAGAGAGTCATCGTGAGGGAGAGAGACTTCGGTCCATGATGCAGGAAAAGAAGGACGAGTTGGTCCGAGGCAGAGAGGAAGGTGTTCGAGCAGCACAGATTGAAGCCAAAGATCTTCTACTTAAAGTCCAGATGTTAGAGAAGCAAAAACAGGAGCTTAGGACTGCCCTTCAACTCCAAGAGGAACAACTTAGGACGAAAAACGAGGAAGGTTTGCGAGAGAAAAAACAAATGCAGCTAAGACATGAGAAGCTAGAAGAAGAACTGGAGACCATGAAGACCGTAGCAGATCAGAGAGAGGCTGAGCTGACCAGAGCAAGGGCTAGAACGGACATCCTGGAAGATCAGAGGACTGAACTCAGCTCTTTGGCAGCAGAAAGGACCAGAGAAGCAGAGGAACTGAGCTACAGATTCAGAGAGCTGAGACAGGAAGTGGACAGAATGAGAGAGGACAGAAGAAGAGAGAGTAAAGACTGGGATGAACTCAGACTAGAAAATAAAGCGAAACAAGGGGTGTTAGAGGGATTGGAGCTCCTCCgaaaaacaataaatgaaaaggaaaagGAGATTGAATTAATGAAAgagaaatatgaaaatgaaaaaagaaaaagagagaaatttcAGCAAGCAGAGGATCAAAACATAAGACAACTAGAATTATTATCAGAGAGACTCAAGGACAAAGAAACTGAGCTGGAGAGTATTAGAGAAATGGCATATGAAGAACAATCAGCAAAACTTAGATTGCGGGATCTATTTGAAGATGAGAAAAGAAATACCGAGATATTGAGGGGAAAAATAGAAACCTTAGAAAGAGAGAAACAAGAGCTTGAGACCAAAATGGAAGAGGATTTAGAGAATCTGAAAAGTGATCTTagagaatctgaaaagaaaaacaatggaatAAAGATGGATAGTGGCCATGGTACTCTATCAGACTTCCTAGAGATAAATGCTGAATATCAGTCTCGTGACAGATTGTTAGAGACAGACACACTTAGAAAGGACCTTACAAAAAAGGAACAGGAAATCGAGAGATTAAAGACAAAGGCTCAGACCCTACAGACTGAGGTCAACAGACTGCAGTCCACAATAAGAAATGAGAATGTAAAAACCGGACCACCAGGGACTGGGGAACAAATGTCCACTGTCCTTTTAGAAAAGGAAAAGGAGGAGAGGGACAGACTCCTCAGAGAAAAGGATATTGAAGTATATGCTCTGAAAGAGCGAGTTGAAGAGCTGAGTAAAGACAGGGACCGTGTCAGGACGGCTCTAGAGAAAACTGAATCCACGTTGATTTACTACAAGGAGAGGCTGGAACAGCAGGAGCATAAGAGAAAGCGGGCAGGAGCTGATACATCACAG GAGAAAGAGCTTGAACCAAAGGCCCAGTCCGTAAATGAAGTGGAGACAGACTCTGCTGTACAGGGGCGTCTGTCAGCGATGCAGCGGGCCGTGGCACAACTGGAGGTGGAACAGAACCTTCTGCAGAAGAAAAACAATCATCTGGAGAGGAAGATTGAGAGACTACGAACTGAGCGACAGCATCTTAGAGAGACGCTGACACAG GTTGAGCTGGAAAGGGGGAAACTGAGGCATCAGCTGTCACAGACAGAAGCTGGAGTTCTG GCCCTGTCAGATGGTACTGAAAAGGAAGAGCTTGTGCGTCTCAGAGTCCGAGGCAATGAGCTGGAAGAACAG GTTCATCGTCTTCGTCTCATGTTGGCCGTGGACCATcagcagagggcagagttcaTAGACCGCTCTCTGAAGAACAGCCAGAGTCTGATGTCCCTGAGACAAGATCTGAACGAGTCTCTAGCTGCGGTGTCCCAGCGGCCCGTCCCCTCAGTGCTGGAGTCAGAGACACAGAGACTGGACAGGAGCATCAGAGAGGAAGAGCTGCGCTTATCTCTCAGCCAAAGCTAA
- the hce2l1 gene encoding high choriolytic enzyme 1, whose protein sequence is MLYVGIFVGLVLESWSLPVQNSSLVHQTRLRSKREYPEHYVKPEDMNAMDKILRVNQLSRGFPLREGDILSSGSRSAIICLGDSCRWPRSVDGFVYVPYIISPVYDDMDRITIETGMLDISSATCVKFVPRTHEANFLNIQSRTGCWSYLGMIGGSQTVSLQSPGCMWSGVAAHELMHALGFVHEQSRSDRDHHVSILWENIIDNQRHNFKKYETNNLNTAYDYSSVMHYGRYAFSEDGGPTIIPKPDPYIPIGQRDGPSLTDIHKINILYNCGGRV, encoded by the exons ATGCTTTATGTGGGTATTTTTGTGGGACTGGTGTTAGAGTCCTGGTCTTTACCTGTGCAG aaCTCTTCACTGGTTCATCAGACAAGGCTGAGGTCAAAAAGAGAATATCCAG AGCATTATGTGAAACCTGAGGACATGAATGCCATGGACAAGATCCTCAGAGTAAATCAAC TGTCCAGAGGTTTTCCTTTAAGAGAGGGTGACATCCTGAGTTCAGGATCCCGCAGTGCCATCATATGTTTAGGAGATTCTTGCCGCTGGCCCAGATCTGTTGATGGTTTTGTGTATGTACCGTACATCATCTCTCCAGTATACG ATGATATGGACAGAATCACCATAGAAACAGGAATGTTGGACATTTCCTCTGCAACATGTGTGAAGTTTGTGCCTCGCACACATGAAGCAAACTTCCTTAACATCCAGTCTAGAACTGG CTGCTGGTCATATCTAGGAATGATAGGAGGCAGTCAGACCGTGTCTTTGCAGTCTCCAGGCTGTATGTGGTCAGGAGTGGCAGCTCATGAGCTAATGCACGCTCTGGGATTTGTACATGAACAGTCCCGCTCTGATCGTGACCACCACGTTTCCATCCTGTGGGAAAACATCATAGATA ATCAAAGGCACAACTTTAAAAAATATGAGACAAACAACCTCAATACTGCATACGACTATAGTTCTGTCATGCACTATGGGAG GTATGCCTTCTCAGAGGATGGTGGACCCACCATCATCCCTAAACCAGACCCGTACATTCCCATTGGCCAGCGAGATGGACCAAGTCTGACGGATattcacaaaataaacattttgtataaCTGTG GTGGCCGTGTGTGA
- the hce2l2 gene encoding hatching enzyme 1.2: MEYTLAIILLSFLAGPCLSLPGQISSRSNFGARRQRRTYSDDIEKNTPIAMERIIDVNDYQGVISVDGTNLREGDIAVSSRSHKNCFARSCLWTKSIDGKVYIAYSVSHAYSEEDVENIKKGMKLIEHDTCVRFVPRTHQRDYLDIQPKTGCWSYLGARGGRQTISLQTPECTGSGVTVHELMHTLGFVHEQSRADRDKYVTIMWSNIWQDRLRNFEKFKTDNLDTPYDYGSIMHFGKYAFSEDGEPTVVPKRNWNVKIGQRFGPSDLDIMKINRMYKCNA, from the exons ATGGAGTACACACTTGCTATCATACTGCTCTCCTTCTTAGCAGGACCATGTTTGTCCCTGCCTGGACAG ATTTCCTCTCGGTCAAATTTTGGAGCAAGAAGACAAAGAAGAACCTACTCTG ATGATATAGAAAAAAACACTCCGATTGCAATGGAAAGGATCATAGACGTAAATGACTATCAAG GTGTCATTTCTGTGGATGGCACCAACCTCAGAGAAGGAGATATAGCCGTGTCCAGTAGGAGTCACAAGAACTGTTTTGCCAGAAGCTGCCTGTGGACCAAATCTATAGATGGAAAAGTGTACATTGCATACTCAGTGTCTCATGCATATA GCGAGGAAGACGTGGAGAACATTAAGAAAGGCATGAAGCTCATTGAACATGACACTTGTGTGCGATTCGTGCCCAGAACTCACCAGAGGGACTACCTGGATATTCAGCCCAAAACAGG GTGCTGGTCATATCTGGGAGCACGTGGTGGTAGACAAACCATTTCTCTTCAGACACCTGAGTGCACCGGGTCAGGGGTCACTGTCCATGAGCTAATGCACACCCTGGGCTTTGTTCACGAACAATCCCGAGCTGACCGGGACAAGTATGTCACCATCATGTGGTCCAATATATGGCAAG ACCGGCTGAGGaattttgaaaagtttaaaacagACAACCTGGACACCCCCTACGACTACGGCTCTATCATGCACTTTGGAAA GTATGCCTTCTCTGAGGATGGGGAACCTACTGTTGTACCAAAAAGAAACTGGAACGTGAAGATTGGACAGAGATTTGGACCCAGCGACCTGGATATCATGAAGATTAAtagaatgtataaatgtaatgcataa
- the si:ch211-167j6.3 gene encoding uncharacterized protein si:ch211-167j6.3 — protein sequence MCLLVIKQIIPSGYEKSFCFAVMETPQNSLNITFQDDKEIQDLLKQLKDAKTELQLTKDEVEQVNQDVNKCREEMDRRMMMMVQMDEGLWNALLELDTQMQEKKSLANQLEELTLSSTIESKQALLRSLQEEQSSLLEQECDLKLKREQLRKALLDASANSEEVSQGENPVQPNSSSQSKSTEKPVRKRGTRK from the exons ATGTGTCTTTTGGTAATCAAACAGATAATTCCGTCTGGTTACGAGAAATCGTTTTGCTTTGCCGTTATGGAGACCCCACAAAACTCTTTAAACATCACCTTCCAGGACGATAAAGAAATACAG GATTTGTTAAAACAACTCAAGGATGCCAAAACTGAACTACAGCTTACTAAAGACGAGGTGGAGCAAGTAAACCAAGACGTTAACAAATG CAGAGAGGAGATGGAccggaggatgatgatgatggtccAGATGGATGAAGGCCTGTGGAATGCATTGCTTGAGCTGGACACTCAGATGCAGGAGAAGAAAAGCCTTGCCAATCAGCTGGAAGAATTAACTCTATCTAG TACCATAGAGTCGAAGCAAGCTCTTCTGAGAAGTTTGCAGGAGGAGCAAAGCAGCCTGCTGGAGCAGGAGTGTGATCTGAAGCTCAAACGTGAGCAGCTGAGGAAAGCACTGCTGGATGCTTCTGCAAACTCAGAGGAAG TTTCACAGGGTGAGAATCCAGTTCAACCAAACTCTTCCAGCCAGAGTAAGTCTACAGAAAAGCCAGTGAGAAAAAGAGGAACACGGAAGTGA